A stretch of DNA from Cytobacillus luteolus:
GGGGTTTCATAAATCATGAGCAAATACACATCAGTAAGATTTGGGAAAAATATCTCTTTTTTAATAGATAAAAAATCAGTAACCGTAATTTCTGTTCTTTTTGCTCTAGTCATTGCATTATTTTTAATAAGCACAGGAATGGGAGAAATGAAAATTGCTCCTCTAACGGTCGTTCAGGTTCTGTTCGGTTATGGTGAGCAAATGGAGACTCTTGTCGTAAAATCGTTTCGTTTACCAAGAATCATCATTGCCTTATTAGTTGGTGTAAGTCTCGCTGTAGCAGGAAGTATTCTACAAGGGATTATTAGAAACCCACTAGCATCACCCGATATTATCGGCTTAACGGGTGGAGCAGCGGTAGCAGTTGTTGCTTTCTTAGCTTTCTTCAGTGATACGAACAATTCTCTTACTGTGAGTATCAAATGGATGCCGGTTGCTGCATTTATTGGGGCAACAGTCGTTGCACTCTTAGTCTATTTATTAGCCTGGAAAAATGGTGTATCACCCATTCGACTTGTTTTGATTGGGATTGGGATTTCAGCTTTGATGCAAGCCTTTACCACTCTTTTTATGGTTATGGGGCCGATTTATCGTGCAAGCCAAGCAAACATTTGGCTTACAGGTACAGTTTACGGTTCGACGTGGGAAAATGTGGCAGTATTGACACCTATTGTTCTCATATTAGTAACTGTTACGATTATTTTAGCTCGAAATCTCAATGTCCAAGAGTTAGGTGATGAATTAGCTACAGGAGTTGGAAGTTCTGTACAAAAACAAAGACTCATTCTACTTCTTATGGGTACAGCATTAACCGGAAGTGCAGTTGCATTTGCTGGAGGAATTGGATTTGTTGGGTTAATGGCACCACATATCGCCAGAAAACTTGTTGGTTCTGCCTTTGGAGCCTTGATTCCGGTAGCTGCACTTGTAGGTGCATTGCTGGTTATGCTAGCTGATTTGATTGGAAGAACCTTGTTTTCTCCTTTAGAGGTACCGGCGGGTGTATTCACAGCCGCGATTGGAGCACCTTATTTTATCTACCTTTTATACAAGAGTCGAAACTCATAAGGAAGGGGCAACTGACATGCATGCTCTAGAAACGAATGGATTAACGCTTTCATATGGTGAAACTTTAATAATAGATGATTTACATCTACAAATACCTCAAGGAGAAATTACGGTATTTATTGGAGGAAATGGTTGTGGAAAATCTACACTACTTCGTTCAATGGCACGCTTACTTAAACCACAAGAAGGTTCGATTCTGTTAGAGGGTGAAGCAATTGCCAAGTTAGCAACAAAAGAAGTCGCTAAGAAGTTAGCAATTTTACCACAAGGCCCAGTTGCTCCTGAAGGGTTATCCGTTCTTCAGCTTGTAAAACAAGGTCGTTACCCTTATCAAAACTGGTTTAAGCAATGGACAGAGCATGATGAAAAAATGGTAAACGATGCACTTGAAGCAACAGGAATGAAGGAATTTGCCGAGCGCCCTGTAGATTCCCTTTCTGGCGGACAAAGACAACGTGCCTGGATTGCTATGACTCTAGCTCAAGAAACGGATGTTATTTTACTTGATGAGCCGACT
This window harbors:
- a CDS encoding FecCD family ABC transporter permease, which produces MSKYTSVRFGKNISFLIDKKSVTVISVLFALVIALFLISTGMGEMKIAPLTVVQVLFGYGEQMETLVVKSFRLPRIIIALLVGVSLAVAGSILQGIIRNPLASPDIIGLTGGAAVAVVAFLAFFSDTNNSLTVSIKWMPVAAFIGATVVALLVYLLAWKNGVSPIRLVLIGIGISALMQAFTTLFMVMGPIYRASQANIWLTGTVYGSTWENVAVLTPIVLILVTVTIILARNLNVQELGDELATGVGSSVQKQRLILLLMGTALTGSAVAFAGGIGFVGLMAPHIARKLVGSAFGALIPVAALVGALLVMLADLIGRTLFSPLEVPAGVFTAAIGAPYFIYLLYKSRNS
- a CDS encoding ABC transporter ATP-binding protein; the encoded protein is MHALETNGLTLSYGETLIIDDLHLQIPQGEITVFIGGNGCGKSTLLRSMARLLKPQEGSILLEGEAIAKLATKEVAKKLAILPQGPVAPEGLSVLQLVKQGRYPYQNWFKQWTEHDEKMVNDALEATGMKEFAERPVDSLSGGQRQRAWIAMTLAQETDVILLDEPTTYLDMTHQIEILDLLFELNEKEKRTIVMVLHDLNLACRYAHHIVAIKDKKIYAQGKPEHVINCNLVKDVFAMNCEVTIDPLFGTPLCIPHGKGRCILQKVQKVGV